The following proteins are co-located in the Dromiciops gliroides isolate mDroGli1 chromosome 2, mDroGli1.pri, whole genome shotgun sequence genome:
- the LOC122738235 gene encoding olfactory receptor 13A1-like produces the protein MALNNQTLVTEFVLQSFSVTPQLQIFLFSSFLFLYLTALAGNILIVMAISLDSALHTPMYFFLANLAILDIGCTTTVLPKLLENLLVEKKSISYDGCMTQLYFLTCFLGTELLLFTAMAYDRYVAICHPLHYSTMMSRSVCIFLLSTVWGIGSLSSLLHTGLMLRLTFCGPNTIKHFLCEIPSLLLLSCSSTYVNNIMIVLADVYFGVINFVLTMVSYGFIISSILKIRTREGKKKAFSTCSSHLMVVSMYYTTIIYTYIFPGSGSSMDNGKVVALLYTTVGPTINPLIYTLRNKDFKSALKKMFPSIP, from the coding sequence ATGGCATTGAATAATCAAACACTGGTGACAGAGTTTGTTCTACAGAGTTTCTCAGTGACACCTCAACTGCAAATATTCTTATTtagctccttcctctttctttatctcaCAGCCCTCGCAGGCAACATTCTCATTGTCATGGCCATCAGTCTGGACTCAGCTCTCCATACccccatgtatttttttcttgctaaCTTGGCCATTTTAGATATTGGCTGCACAACCACAGTTCTGCCCAAATTATTGGAGAACCTTCTTGTGGAGAAGAAATCCATCTCCTATGATGGCTGCATGACGCAGCTGTATTTTCTCACTTGTTTTTTGGGGACAGAGCTTCTGCTTTTCACAGCCATGGCTTATGACAGATATGTGGCCATCTGCCATCCCTTACATTATAGTACTATGATGAGTAGATcagtttgtatatttttattgagCACTGTGTGGGGCATTGGTTCCCTCAGCTCATTGTTACACACTGGTCTAATGTTGCGATTAACCTTTTGCGGCCCTAATACaattaagcactttctgtgtgAAATCCCCTCTTTGTTGCTGCTCTCCTGCAGTTCCACATATGTGAACAACATCATGATAGTCCTTGCAGATGTGTACTTTGGGGTGATCAATTTTGTGCTCACTATGGTGTCCTATGGTTTCATCATCTCCAGCATCTTAAAGATTCGcaccagagaggggaagaagaaagccTTCTCCACTTGCTCCTCCCACCTTATGGTTGTCAGCATGTATTATACCACAATCATATATACTTACATTTTTCCAGGCTCTGGTTCCTCAATGGATAATGGTAAAGTAGTGGCTCTCTTGTACACCACTGTTGGCCCTACCATAAACCCCCTTATATATACTCTGAGGAATAAGGATTTTAAAAGTGCTCTAAAGAAAATGTTTCCATCCATTCCTTAA